From a single Nostoc edaphicum CCNP1411 genomic region:
- a CDS encoding DEAD/DEAH box helicase, with amino-acid sequence MNYPAPSPELDLGSIFPFELDQFQKEAIASLNAGRSVVVCAPTGSGKTLVGEYAIYRALARGKRVFYTTPLKALSNQKLRDFREKFGFDQVGLLTGDASIHRDAPILVMTTEIFRNMLYGTPIGQVGISLVDVEAVILDECHYMNDRQRGTVWEESIIYCPREVQLAALSATVANSDQLTDWLNRVHGPTDLIYSDFRPVPLEFHFCNPKGLFPLLNDSKTKINPRLQKKKGRGGERDRGRSGRPEAPGIIYTLSQLEQRDMLPAIYFIFSRRGCDKAVAEVGDLWLVNNEESQILRQQIDDFLARNPEAGRSGQIAPLYRGIAAHHAGILPAWKALVEELFQQGLIKVVFATETLAAGINMPARTTVISTLSKRTDTGHRLLNASEFLQMAGRAGRRGMDKQGHVVTVQTPFEGAKEAAYLGTSKPDPLVSQFTPSYGMVLNLLQTHTLEQTRELIERSFGQYMATLHLRPEYDEIAELERQLAQLHEQIAAVDENELAIYEKLRQRLKVERQILKTLQEQAQEDRQEELVMMLGFAVSGTLLSLKGKNITVSSPVTAVLVGKSPGSGQAPYLVCLGHDNRWYVATTGDVVDLYAELPRIEVPPHILPPPEMPLKPGQSRRGNEESFAIAVRVPNPIESLHLAPEVAEQLSRTTAVQEQLEAHPLHQSGNAATLFKRRARYVELEAELEQLQGQIEQQSQRHWEEFLNLIAILQHFGGLDNLVPTVLGRIAAAIRGENELWLGLVFASGELDNLDPHHLAAAAAALVMETPRPDSKVNFDLSNEVAEALAKLRGIRRQMFQAQRRYNVALPIWLEFELIAIVEQWALGIEWTELCENTTLDEGDVVRILRRTLDLLSQIPHVPHLPDSFQRNAYRAMQLIDRFPVNEVVE; translated from the coding sequence GTGAATTATCCTGCGCCGTCTCCAGAACTTGACTTAGGGTCTATATTTCCCTTTGAACTGGATCAGTTTCAAAAAGAAGCGATCGCGTCCCTGAACGCCGGACGCTCAGTAGTCGTATGTGCCCCCACCGGTTCGGGCAAAACATTAGTCGGGGAATACGCCATTTATCGCGCCCTGGCGAGAGGAAAACGTGTCTTTTACACGACTCCCCTAAAGGCGCTGTCGAATCAAAAATTACGTGACTTTCGAGAAAAATTCGGGTTTGATCAAGTCGGACTGTTAACTGGAGATGCTTCCATTCACAGAGATGCACCGATTTTAGTGATGACCACAGAAATTTTCCGAAATATGCTCTATGGCACACCCATTGGCCAAGTCGGCATCTCATTGGTAGACGTTGAAGCGGTGATACTTGATGAGTGCCACTACATGAACGATCGCCAACGTGGGACAGTTTGGGAAGAATCAATCATCTATTGTCCTCGTGAAGTGCAACTAGCAGCCCTCTCAGCAACGGTTGCTAATAGCGATCAACTCACCGACTGGCTAAATCGTGTTCACGGCCCAACAGACCTGATTTACTCCGATTTTCGCCCAGTTCCCTTAGAATTTCACTTTTGCAATCCTAAAGGGTTATTTCCCCTGTTGAATGATAGCAAAACCAAAATTAACCCCCGCCTTCAGAAAAAGAAGGGGAGAGGGGGAGAAAGGGACAGGGGGAGAAGTGGTAGACCTGAAGCTCCTGGTATCATTTATACCTTGAGCCAGTTGGAGCAACGGGATATGCTCCCAGCGATTTACTTCATCTTCAGCCGCCGGGGATGTGATAAAGCGGTGGCGGAAGTGGGTGATTTATGGCTGGTAAATAATGAAGAGTCCCAGATTTTGCGGCAACAGATTGATGACTTTTTAGCCCGCAACCCTGAAGCAGGGCGTTCTGGACAAATTGCACCCCTGTACCGGGGAATTGCTGCCCACCACGCCGGAATTTTGCCTGCTTGGAAAGCACTGGTAGAAGAACTATTTCAGCAAGGGCTGATTAAAGTGGTGTTCGCCACCGAAACACTAGCAGCGGGAATTAATATGCCCGCCCGGACAACGGTAATTTCTACCCTTTCCAAGCGTACCGACACTGGACACCGCCTGTTGAATGCTTCCGAATTCTTGCAAATGGCGGGACGCGCAGGCCGGCGGGGAATGGATAAACAAGGTCATGTGGTGACAGTCCAAACTCCCTTTGAAGGAGCCAAAGAAGCCGCGTATTTGGGAACATCCAAGCCAGACCCCCTTGTAAGCCAGTTTACGCCCAGTTATGGCATGGTACTCAACTTGCTGCAAACCCACACCCTAGAGCAAACCAGGGAACTGATAGAACGCAGTTTTGGGCAGTACATGGCGACCTTGCATTTAAGACCAGAATATGACGAAATTGCCGAACTTGAAAGACAATTAGCTCAATTGCATGAGCAAATCGCCGCAGTTGATGAAAATGAACTGGCTATTTATGAGAAATTGCGGCAACGCCTGAAAGTAGAACGCCAGATATTAAAGACCTTGCAAGAGCAAGCACAGGAAGATCGCCAAGAAGAATTGGTGATGATGCTGGGCTTTGCAGTGTCAGGAACTCTGTTGAGTCTCAAAGGCAAAAATATCACAGTGTCTTCACCAGTAACCGCAGTGTTAGTAGGAAAATCGCCTGGTTCTGGTCAAGCTCCTTACTTGGTATGCTTGGGGCACGATAACCGCTGGTATGTGGCAACTACAGGGGATGTAGTCGATTTGTATGCCGAACTGCCGCGAATTGAGGTGCCGCCTCATATACTACCACCGCCAGAGATGCCTTTGAAGCCAGGACAGTCACGCCGTGGTAACGAAGAAAGCTTTGCGATCGCTGTGCGTGTTCCCAATCCGATAGAATCTTTGCATCTAGCACCAGAAGTAGCAGAACAACTCAGTCGCACTACCGCTGTCCAAGAGCAATTAGAAGCTCATCCCCTACATCAATCAGGCAATGCTGCCACGCTTTTCAAGCGCCGCGCCCGCTATGTCGAACTAGAAGCCGAACTCGAACAGTTACAAGGGCAAATAGAGCAACAGTCACAACGTCATTGGGAAGAGTTTCTAAATTTAATTGCAATTCTGCAACATTTTGGCGGTTTGGATAACTTAGTCCCCACAGTATTAGGGCGAATTGCGGCAGCGATTCGAGGCGAAAATGAATTGTGGCTGGGTTTAGTATTTGCTAGTGGTGAATTGGACAATCTAGATCCGCACCATCTAGCAGCAGCCGCTGCTGCTTTAGTGATGGAAACTCCCCGTCCAGATAGTAAGGTTAACTTTGATCTGAGTAATGAAGTCGCAGAAGCCCTGGCAAAATTGCGGGGAATTCGCCGCCAAATGTTCCAAGCACAACGGCGGTATAACGTAGCGCTGCCGATATGGTTGGAATTTGAGTTAATTGCCATAGTGGAACAATGGGCGCTAGGAATCGAGTGGACAGAACTCTGCGAGAACACCACCTTAGATGAAGGCGATGTGGTGAGAATTTTACGCCGGACATTGGATTTATTATCGCAGATACCCCACGTTCCCCATTTGCCAGACTCTTTCCAACGAAATGCCTATCGGGCGATGCAGTTGATTGATAGATTTCCTGTGAATGAGGTGGTTGAATAA
- the proC gene encoding pyrroline-5-carboxylate reductase, giving the protein MTIKFGLIGGGIMGEALLSRLITRGIYQASEVIVSEPLSSRLDFLKQQYGVAVTTDNIQVFTEAQEVVFLAVKPQVFSAIAQELADIDILNREQSPLIISILAGVPLNQLEAAFVQLPVIRAMPNTPATVGAGVTAICLGAYTNALHHQIAQKVFSAVGEVVEVSEGLMDAVTGLSGSGPAYVALLVEALADGGVAAGLPRAIANQLALQTVLGTAKLLHETKMHPAELKDRVTSPGGTTIAGIAKLEQAGFRSALIEAVKAATERSQELGK; this is encoded by the coding sequence ATGACTATAAAATTTGGCTTAATTGGTGGTGGGATAATGGGAGAAGCACTCTTATCCCGCCTTATCACGCGTGGAATTTATCAAGCATCAGAAGTCATAGTTAGCGAACCGCTATCTTCACGCCTAGATTTTTTAAAACAGCAATACGGTGTTGCTGTGACTACAGATAATATCCAGGTTTTTACTGAAGCACAAGAAGTTGTCTTTTTGGCAGTGAAGCCGCAGGTGTTTAGTGCGATCGCTCAAGAATTAGCAGATATTGATATTCTTAATAGAGAACAATCACCGCTGATCATTTCCATATTGGCGGGTGTGCCTTTAAATCAGCTAGAAGCTGCATTTGTACAATTGCCAGTCATTAGAGCAATGCCCAACACCCCTGCAACTGTGGGAGCAGGAGTTACCGCGATTTGTTTAGGTGCATATACCAATGCCTTGCATCACCAAATAGCACAGAAAGTTTTTTCTGCTGTAGGCGAAGTGGTGGAAGTGTCAGAAGGGCTGATGGATGCAGTCACAGGATTATCTGGTAGCGGCCCGGCTTACGTGGCACTATTAGTAGAAGCACTTGCTGATGGCGGAGTAGCCGCAGGTTTACCTAGAGCAATTGCTAATCAACTAGCCTTGCAAACCGTACTGGGAACAGCGAAACTGTTGCATGAAACCAAAATGCACCCAGCAGAACTCAAAGATCGCGTTACTAGCCCTGGCGGTACAACCATTGCGGGGATTGCCAAGCTAGAACAGGCAGGATTTCGTTCAGCTTTAATTGAAGCAGTCAAAGCTGCCACAGAGCGATCGCAAGAGCTGGGAAAATAA
- a CDS encoding cell division protein SepF, with product MNNIFSKLRDFVGLNEQVEYEYYEEEPETDNNYQNLYQQENPQPAPQENPAAQNRRWREPVPTMGDDIATGQKPMGNVIGMPGAINGISEVLVLEPRTFEEMPQAIQALRERKSVVLNLTIMDPDQAQRAVDFVAGGTYALDGHQERIGESIFLFTPSCVQVSTQGGVLHEVPQPPARPSRPTTGPSNQSWGNETNRMAQ from the coding sequence ATGAACAACATTTTTTCCAAACTCAGAGACTTTGTGGGTCTAAATGAGCAAGTGGAATACGAGTATTACGAAGAAGAACCAGAAACAGATAATAATTACCAAAATCTGTATCAGCAAGAAAATCCCCAACCAGCACCACAAGAGAATCCAGCCGCTCAAAATCGACGTTGGCGGGAACCAGTGCCTACAATGGGAGATGATATAGCAACAGGTCAAAAGCCAATGGGGAATGTGATTGGTATGCCAGGAGCAATTAACGGAATTTCGGAAGTTTTAGTACTCGAACCACGCACATTTGAAGAAATGCCCCAGGCAATTCAAGCGCTGCGAGAACGCAAGTCAGTGGTATTAAATCTGACAATCATGGACCCAGACCAAGCTCAACGAGCAGTAGATTTTGTTGCGGGTGGTACTTACGCACTAGATGGACATCAAGAGCGCATCGGTGAGAGCATCTTTTTGTTTACGCCAAGTTGTGTCCAAGTTAGCACCCAAGGTGGCGTTCTTCATGAAGTACCACAACCACCAGCACGTCCCTCTCGTCCTACAACAGGCCCTTCAAATCAAAGTTGGGGCAACGAAACTAATCGGATGGCACAATAA
- a CDS encoding YggS family pyridoxal phosphate-dependent enzyme, whose amino-acid sequence MNSSISERILSIRSSLPTSVKLIAVSKQVSAQAIRSAYTAGIRDFGESRIQEAASKQSELQDLPDITWHFIGHLQSNKAKKAIEHFPWIHSVDNLKLAQRLDQLAQQLGVSPQVCLQVKILPDPNKSGWSVPELLADLPTLNQYKNLQIQGLMTIPPSGLNDSEILNVFNRNRELAKEIQEQNWSHIKMQHLSMGMSGDYELAVQAGATMVRLGTILFGDRS is encoded by the coding sequence ATGAACAGTTCGATTTCCGAACGTATTCTTTCCATTCGCTCCTCACTGCCAACTTCAGTCAAATTGATTGCCGTTAGCAAACAAGTTTCTGCCCAGGCCATTCGGTCTGCATACACCGCAGGAATTCGTGATTTCGGGGAGAGTCGTATCCAAGAAGCCGCCAGTAAACAATCCGAGTTGCAAGACTTACCGGATATTACCTGGCACTTTATTGGACATTTGCAAAGCAATAAAGCCAAAAAAGCCATCGAGCATTTCCCTTGGATTCACTCCGTGGATAATTTGAAGCTAGCACAGCGCTTAGATCAATTGGCGCAACAGCTAGGAGTGAGTCCCCAGGTTTGCCTGCAAGTGAAAATTCTCCCCGACCCCAACAAGTCTGGTTGGAGTGTGCCAGAACTTTTGGCTGATTTACCCACACTCAATCAATACAAAAATTTACAAATTCAAGGTTTGATGACAATTCCGCCTTCCGGATTAAATGATTCCGAAATTCTTAATGTGTTTAATCGCAATCGTGAGTTAGCAAAAGAAATCCAGGAGCAAAATTGGTCGCATATTAAAATGCAGCATCTATCTATGGGTATGTCAGGCGACTACGAACTGGCAGTGCAAGCAGGTGCAACGATGGTACGATTAGGAACCATATTGTTTGGCGATCGCTCTTAG
- the pipX gene encoding transcriptional coactivator PipX: MNPENAETYINHPTWGLLYKICMVDENQDLFTTLYAQRLFFLVANDVKGVKFQSLGRTEARMMLENRLRTLRRSGHSQEYDQLQSVFQRTFQ; the protein is encoded by the coding sequence ATGAATCCAGAAAACGCAGAAACTTACATAAACCATCCAACTTGGGGTTTACTCTACAAAATCTGTATGGTTGATGAAAACCAGGATTTGTTCACCACACTTTATGCCCAGCGCTTATTTTTTTTGGTGGCAAATGACGTTAAAGGTGTCAAATTCCAGTCTCTAGGACGTACTGAGGCGAGAATGATGTTGGAAAATCGCTTACGTACCCTGCGGCGCAGTGGGCATTCTCAGGAGTACGATCAGCTTCAGAGTGTTTTCCAGCGCACCTTCCAATGA
- a CDS encoding energy-coupling factor transporter transmembrane component T family protein: protein MDLLRSLPLGLYLEQPQTWLHKIDPRVKFAWLMSFLTSYVLANNLWRVLLVVVLIIATLIARIPRRVWQQQMGWLLMLSFFILAIAAISPDGMGIDYQPRLPANEQILTQPANSNNLVQEQVVENKKYSYVLFHKGPVKVTRYSLSLAVRLSTLIFTVIYSTNLYLLTTAPEEITSGIESLMQPFRRFKLPVTEIALTLTLSLRFIPLVLEEVQNLFRSVMTRAINWKKLGLKGAFKVWMTVAERLLENLLLRADQMANAMMVRGFTSPNEHRVQWHDLRLKGRDWLAIATLILFWGIRVTIGTQV from the coding sequence ATGGATTTATTGCGATCGCTGCCACTTGGACTTTATCTAGAACAACCCCAAACTTGGCTGCATAAAATTGATCCGCGAGTCAAGTTCGCCTGGTTGATGAGCTTTTTAACAAGCTATGTTTTGGCCAACAACCTTTGGCGTGTGCTGCTAGTGGTAGTATTAATTATTGCCACCTTGATTGCCAGAATTCCCCGACGAGTATGGCAGCAGCAAATGGGCTGGCTGTTAATGCTATCGTTTTTTATCTTAGCGATCGCAGCCATCAGTCCTGATGGAATGGGTATAGATTATCAGCCACGTTTACCAGCTAATGAACAAATCTTAACCCAGCCAGCAAACTCGAATAATCTTGTTCAAGAGCAAGTCGTTGAGAACAAAAAATACAGCTACGTGCTATTTCACAAAGGCCCAGTCAAAGTGACTCGCTACTCCTTAAGTTTGGCAGTACGCCTGAGTACACTTATATTTACCGTAATTTATAGTACCAACCTATATCTGTTGACAACCGCACCAGAAGAAATCACATCTGGCATAGAAAGCCTAATGCAACCCTTTCGACGCTTCAAGTTGCCCGTCACAGAAATTGCTTTAACTTTAACCTTGTCCTTGCGCTTTATTCCCCTAGTTTTAGAAGAAGTGCAAAATTTATTCCGCTCCGTGATGACAAGGGCAATTAATTGGAAAAAGCTGGGATTAAAAGGAGCATTCAAGGTTTGGATGACAGTTGCAGAGAGACTTTTGGAAAATCTGCTCTTACGAGCCGATCAAATGGCGAATGCCATGATGGTACGGGGTTTTACCAGTCCCAATGAGCATCGAGTGCAGTGGCACGACTTACGATTAAAAGGGCGTGACTGGCTTGCGATCGCAACTTTAATCTTATTCTGGGGAATACGGGTAACTATAGGAACTCAGGTCTAA
- the der gene encoding ribosome biogenesis GTPase Der: protein MALPIVAIIGRPNVGKSTLVNRLAGEQTAIVHDEPGVTRDRTYMPAFWNGREFLVVDTGGLVFNDDTEFLPLIRQQAMTALAEACGAIFVVDGQTGPTSADLEIAEWMRQQRVPVLLAVNKCESPDQGLMQAAEFWELGLGEPYPISAIHGSGTGELLDELVNHIPAIEDIPDTNEIKVAIVGRPNVGKSSLLNSFVGEERAIVSPISGTTRDAIDTVIERDGQTYRLIDTAGIRKKKHIEYGTEFFSINRAFKAIRRADVVLLVIDAVDGVTEQDQKLAGRIIEEGRACIIVVNKWDAVEKDSYTIYDYEKTLQSRLHFTEWAETIFVSALSGQRVEKILELVKTAAESHKRRVSTSVINEVLTDAVSWHSPPASRGGRQGKIYYGTQVSSQPPTIALFVNDSKRFNDNYRRYIERQFRQQLGFKGTPIILLWRSKKVRDAESGNVNRATRVKIS from the coding sequence ATGGCACTGCCAATTGTTGCAATTATCGGACGCCCAAATGTGGGCAAATCCACCCTGGTTAATCGACTCGCCGGGGAACAAACGGCGATTGTCCATGATGAACCGGGAGTGACACGCGATCGCACTTACATGCCGGCTTTCTGGAATGGCCGCGAATTTTTAGTGGTAGACACTGGTGGCTTAGTTTTTAATGATGATACCGAATTTTTACCACTGATTCGCCAACAGGCAATGACAGCCCTTGCAGAAGCATGTGGCGCTATTTTTGTAGTCGATGGTCAAACAGGCCCCACATCGGCAGATTTAGAAATCGCCGAATGGATGCGCCAACAACGCGTACCTGTACTACTAGCTGTAAATAAATGTGAATCTCCAGACCAAGGCTTAATGCAAGCTGCCGAATTTTGGGAATTGGGATTGGGCGAACCTTACCCTATCTCCGCAATTCATGGCAGTGGTACAGGAGAATTACTCGACGAGTTAGTTAATCACATCCCTGCTATTGAGGATATCCCAGACACGAATGAAATCAAAGTAGCAATTGTGGGTCGCCCCAATGTGGGCAAATCGAGCTTACTCAATTCTTTTGTCGGGGAAGAGAGGGCAATTGTCAGCCCAATTTCCGGCACAACCCGTGATGCTATTGATACCGTCATTGAACGGGATGGACAAACTTACCGCTTGATTGACACCGCCGGCATTCGCAAAAAGAAACACATCGAATACGGCACGGAATTTTTTAGTATTAATCGGGCTTTCAAAGCGATTCGCCGCGCTGATGTGGTTTTATTAGTAATAGATGCCGTAGATGGAGTTACTGAGCAAGACCAAAAATTAGCTGGGCGGATTATCGAGGAAGGTCGAGCTTGCATCATCGTCGTTAATAAGTGGGATGCCGTCGAAAAAGACTCTTACACAATCTACGACTACGAAAAAACTCTGCAATCACGGTTACATTTTACTGAATGGGCAGAAACAATCTTTGTGAGTGCCTTGTCAGGACAACGGGTAGAAAAGATTCTCGAATTAGTGAAAACGGCGGCTGAATCACACAAACGCCGTGTCAGCACATCAGTAATTAATGAAGTTTTAACAGATGCCGTCAGTTGGCATTCACCGCCAGCATCTCGTGGTGGGCGTCAGGGTAAGATTTATTATGGTACACAAGTAAGTAGCCAACCACCAACGATCGCACTATTTGTCAATGATTCCAAACGCTTCAACGACAACTACCGCCGCTACATTGAACGGCAATTTAGGCAACAGCTAGGATTTAAAGGCACACCAATTATTTTGCTGTGGCGGAGCAAAAAAGTCCGTGATGCCGAAAGTGGTAATGTTAATAGAGCAACTCGCGTCAAAATAAGTTAG